In Flavobacterium sp. CBA20B-1, one DNA window encodes the following:
- a CDS encoding restriction endonuclease: MEILIKKQSGETAVFSKESLYRSLVNSGADKKDAQAICTTITQEIYNGITTKELYEKAFALLKTIKSSVAARYSLKRALKDLGPEGFYFEKWVAKIFEVQGFDTITSQVLEGKSTVTHEIVVIVSNRKTDIVCECKFRNDMDAKISVTTSMYFLSRFNDLKKADFTFFGRPFKPTKGFLITNAFFTTDSIAFAKHYRIQLIGWNYPEKNSIKRLTDQFGLYPITCLTTLTNEEEQKLLSKNCILVRELVKNPVLLDHFKFNKKRKQIILQEATDLLGIT; this comes from the coding sequence ATGGAAATACTAATTAAAAAGCAGTCTGGAGAAACAGCTGTTTTTTCTAAAGAAAGTTTATACCGTTCCTTGGTAAATTCAGGAGCAGATAAGAAAGATGCACAAGCAATTTGCACTACCATAACCCAAGAAATTTATAACGGAATTACAACAAAAGAACTGTATGAAAAGGCTTTTGCATTGTTAAAAACCATAAAATCTTCGGTAGCGGCACGCTACAGTTTAAAAAGAGCTTTAAAAGATTTAGGTCCAGAAGGTTTTTATTTTGAAAAATGGGTCGCAAAAATCTTTGAGGTTCAAGGTTTTGATACCATTACTAGTCAGGTTTTAGAAGGAAAATCTACAGTTACACATGAGATTGTTGTAATTGTTTCGAACCGAAAAACAGATATTGTTTGTGAATGTAAGTTCCGAAACGATATGGATGCCAAAATAAGTGTAACCACTTCGATGTATTTTTTATCGCGATTTAACGATTTAAAAAAAGCAGATTTCACATTTTTTGGCAGACCTTTTAAACCCACCAAAGGCTTTTTAATTACAAATGCATTTTTTACAACCGATAGTATTGCTTTTGCCAAACATTATCGTATTCAATTAATTGGTTGGAATTATCCAGAAAAGAATAGCATTAAGCGATTAACAGATCAATTTGGTTTGTATCCCATCACCTGCTTAACAACATTAACCAATGAAGAAGAGCAGAAATTATTGTCTAAAAATTGTATTTTGGTACGCGAATTAGTCAAAAACCCGGTATTGTTAGACCATTTTAAATTCAACAAAAAACGCAAACAAATTATTTTACAAGAAGCAACGGATTTATTAGGAATAACATAA